From one Plasmodium chabaudi chabaudi strain AS genome assembly, chromosome: 4 genomic stretch:
- a CDS encoding AP-4 complex subunit epsilon, putative — protein sequence MISLGGSSLSKEFFDLAKSIGDSRSKQEEDRIICNEIVLLKSRFANPNATVKQIKEYLIRAIYIEMLGHDASFAYIHAVKLAHEKNILCKRTGYLSCNLFLNKDHELMLLLINTIQKDLKSDNHLEVWAALNCVCKLLNNEMIPAIFPIIKNLLNHKNELIRKKVCMLLHKIYLIDPTLIKEIDIYLKKLLCDVDPSVMGASLNLIFAIANNDMIYCMELVPYLVSILKQICENKLPKDYDYHRIPAPWIQIKILSIFRILGFSNKKLSEQMYEVLQKTMQRADYGINVGYAIIYECVKTITTIYPSHRLLELASLSISRFISSENHNLKYVGVTGLALIVKINPMYATKHQLAVVDCLEDKDETLKMKTLDLLYEMTNPLNVQVIVDKLIFHVENSQDMHFKHDLACKIIQLIERYPPNDIWFLNKINTLFLSVGELIDEAYSYSLIKLLKDCSIDADSDVSDDYSPMDENSQSNNVNKEEEHLNSSELQSGEDLLKDSEDAGNDENGENNKNNVSEKLNNEEDNEADLPNNTNSSKNNKHEKKKSNDDTLNLRKYAVNTYIKMLEENENIPFVLIQIICFVLGEYSYLCDLENYTAEDILDLLCECMEKNLTNPDRVKSCIITAIFKLCCHNNITDHVVTNKIIEKYKSSQITDIQQKCYEYDSILKNRELIKNVFSKNNKTQNIVIDENLSFLNPFIEKHLESGGKSYVSRDLRQCENTIETSKSASLTLNFTPYELPINNNINADIYNPSSPNLLYQKNRELSSFSNSQINDDCSSQMEKGKKMFKLNVVGPKKWKKETTKVEEVEANENKNNSTKKKKKKKKGKKNVSTYPGTNNGIINYLGEDRNKLSIEQMNKKQFNKLDNMNQSYTGRESYFKNPYYEEKKIKETNEERDDYNEDSEDDDDEDEDEEDSDDDSYTSENNEHEKRMDFAHDYDTNYENLYGNNIEGIKNNKYGNSNFNKKGTSKDEQSKFRNNGMGDTSNELSEKEKMAAALFNGLISNNTSVFDSKNIYSQNFPNKKSLSMSNSNRNDLRHNKDSSNKINVKNNTYEESKNTINHPNPYDNRMTNKNEEHDPSASIITRSNLNNSNKLGETSKKRYSYDMIDLNETPENRSVTLENNENKEKDKGMWNDITNQKKAVFLNKSKLSIFQTIKKFETNLDSNVVDVSKTEALVSCMYNNHKILIKIKIEDNKLIFLIKSHEKNIIDPVVDILRNLFHL from the exons ATGATTTCATTGGGAGGATCCTCTTTATCGAAGgaattttttgatttggCAAAATCCATAGGGGATTCCCGTTCTAAGCAG GAGGAAGATAGGATTATATGCAATGAAATCGTTTTATTGAAATCGAGATTTGCCAATCCCAATGCGACAGTG aaacAAATAAAGGAATATTTGATTCGTGCAATTTATATAGAAATGCTGGGGCATGATGCATCATTTGCTTATATACATGCTGTTAAATTAGCgcacgaaaaaaatatactatGTAAGAGAACAGGATATTTATCttgtaatttatttttaaataaagatcATGAACTGATGTTATTGctaataaatacaattcAGAAGGATTTAAAAAGTGATAATCATTTAGAAGTATGGGCAGCATTAAATTGTGtttgtaaattattaaataatgaaatgaTTCCAGCTATATTCCcaataataaagaatttattaaatcatAAGAATGAgttaataagaaaaaaagtatgTATGTTATTACAcaagatatatttaattgatcctacattaataaaagaaattgatatatatttaaaaaaattattatgtgaTGTTGACCCGTCAGTAATGGGAGCATccttaaatttaatatttgctATAGCAAACAATGATATGATATATTGTATGGAATTAGTGCCTTATTTAGTTTCAATACTTAAACAAATATGTGAAAACAAATTACCTAAAGATTATGATTATCATAGAATTCCAGCACCATggattcaaataaaaatattatctatatttCGAATATTAGGATTTTCAAATAAGAAATTATCTGAACAAATGTATGAAGtattacaaaaaacaaTGCAAAGAGCCGATTATGGTATAAATGTTGGTTatgctattatatatgaatgtGTAAAAACAATAACAACAATATACCCCTCTCACCGTTTGCTAGAATTAGCATCTTTATCAATTTCTCGATTTATATCTTCAGAAaatcataatttaaaatatgtaggAGTTACAGGATTAGCTCTTATTGTTAAGATAAATCCGATGTATGCAACTAAGCATCAATTAGCTGTTGTTGATTGTTTAGAAGATAAGGATgaaacattaaaaatgaagactttagatttattatatgaaatgaCAAATCCATTAAATGTTCAAGTTATTGTAGATAAGTTAATATTTCATGTTGAAAATTCTCAAGATATGCATTTTAAACATGATCTAGCatgtaaaattatacaGCTAATCGAGAGATATCCTCCTAATGACATTTggtttttaaataaaataaatacactGTTTTTATCAGTTGGCGAATTAATAGATGAAGCATATTCTTATTCTCTTATTAAGCTATTGAAGGATTGTTCTATAGATGCTGACTCGGACGTTAGTGATGATTATTCCCCAATGGATGAAAACAGTCAATCGAACAATGTTAATAAAGAAGAGGAACATTTAAATTCTTCAGAGTTACAAAGTGGTGaagatttattaaaagataGTGAAGATGCAggaaatgatgaaaatggtgaaaataataaaaataatgtcagcgaaaaattaaataatgaagaagatAACGAAGCCGATCTTCCAAATAATACCAACTCATCAAAGAACAATAAAcatgagaaaaaaaaatcaaatgatgatacattgaatttaagaaaatatgcagtaaatacatatataaaaatgctcgaagaaaatgaaaatataccatttgttttaatacAGATAATATGTTTTGTATTAGGAGAATACAGTTATTTATGTGatttagaaaattatacaGCTGAAGATATTCTTGATTTATTATGTGAATGTATGGAGAAAAATTTAACAAATCCTGATAGAGTAAAATCATGTATAATAACAgctatatttaaattatgttgtcataataatataacagATCATGTTGTAacgaataaaataatagaaaaatacaaaagCAGCCAAATAACAGATATACAGCAAAAATGTTATGAATATGATTCAATATTAAAGAATCGtgaattaattaaaaatgtattttcaaaaaataacaaaacccaaaatatagttatagatgaaaatttatcatttttaaatccaTTTATAGAAAAACATTTAGAAAGTGGTGGAAAATCATATGTATCAAGAGATTTAAGACAATGTGAAAATACCATTGAAACATCAAAAAGCGCATCTTTGACATTAAATTTTACACCTTATGAATTaccaataaataataatataaacgcagatatatataatcctTCGAGCcctaatttattatatcaaaaaaatagagaATTAAGTTCCTTTTCCAATAGTCAAATAAATGATGATTGTTCTAGTCAAATGgaaaaagggaaaaaaatGTTCAAACTTAATGTTGTTGGACccaaaaaatggaaaaaagaGACCACCAAAGTGGAGGAAGTTGAAgctaatgaaaataaaaataatagcaccaaaaaaaaaaaaaaaaaaaagaagggaaaaaaaaacgttaGCACATACCCAGGGACTAATAATGGTATTATTAACTATTTAGGAGAAgatagaaataaattaagtATAGaacaaatgaataaaaaacaatttaataaattggaTAATATGAATCAAAGCTATACAGGGAGAGAaagttattttaaaaatccATACTAtgaggaaaaaaaaattaaagagaCTAATGAAGAAAGGGACGATTATAATGAGGATAGTGAAGATGATGACGACGAAGATGAGGATGAAGAGGATAGTGATGATGATAGTTATACaagtgaaaataatgaacatGAGAAAAGAATGGATTTTGCGCATGATTATGAtacaaattatgaaaatttgtATGGTAACAATATTGAaggtataaaaaataataaatatggcAACTCTAATTTTAATAAGAAAGGGACTAGTAAAGATGAACAATCAAAATTTCGAAATAATGGGATGGGAGATACATCAAATGAACTATccgaaaaagaaaaaatggcAGCAGCTTTATTTAATGGTTtaatatcaaataatacatCTGTTTTtgattcaaaaaatatttattctcaaaattttccaaataaaaaaagctTATCTATGTCAAATAGCAATAGGAACGATTTAAGACATAATAAAGATAgtagtaataaaattaatgtaaaaaataatacttatgaagaaagtaaaaataCCATAAATCATCCAAATCCGTATGATAATAGAAtgacaaataaaaatgaggAGCATGATCCTTCAGCTTCCATTATTACCAGAagcaatttaaataattccaATAAATTAGGGGAAacttcaaaaaaaagatattcaTATGACATGATCGATTTGAATGAAACTCCAGAAAATCGAAGTGTCAcattagaaaataatgaaaacaaGGAGAAG GATAAGGGCATGTGGAATGATATTACGAATCAGAAAAAGGCCgtgtttttaaataagtCCAAGTTAAGCATTTTCCAAACAATTAAGAAGTTTGAG ACAAATTTGGATTCTAATGTAGTGGATGTTAGCAAAACGGAAGCGTTGGTTTCATGTATGTATAACAaccataaaattttaataaaaataaaaatagaagacaataaattaatttttttaataaaatctCATGAGAAAAA tatAATTGATCCTGTTGTCGATATCCTTCGAAATTTGTtccatttataa